The genomic DNA ATACTCCTCGTTCAATCGGGCTCCATCCTCACTCCCCGCGTTTATCGTCACCTCATTCCCGGAAACCGAAGTGACACGTCCGAAATATTTTATCTTCGTCCCCTTATCGCCTTCCTCCATCATAATGCCGGTAAGCTTTTCGATAAGACGCCTGAGCGCTTCATTTACCTGCTTGAAATTATCCGTCGATTCCTGCCCCGACTTTTCAATCTTCGAAGTCTCGATATTCACCATATTCGCCGAAACGAAATACTTATCGCCGATATTCATCACCGCGCCGTATATCATATATTCGACATTGAGCACCTTGCCGATCTTCACCGCGCAGGCGGTTTCGGTGCAGCCGGTCTGCTGGAATTGCTGCTCGCGGAGTATATTCTCCATGTTCGCGCGATCGAGCACGTCGAATGCGCGGGATGAGACGAGCGCGGACGCGAAAAGCTCGGTGACCGCTTCGCTTTCCATCTGCGAAACACCTTTGGCGGTGAACGCAAGCACCGCAACACGCGGTTTTTTTTCGGCTGCGCAGAGAACGGCGGCGAGGAGGGTGAAGATGAGAAGGCGTTGTATCATGAAAAACCCCTGATATTGATAGAGGCGATTATACCGCGGAAGGTTCAATTGTCAAATTGATTCACGATAACGTTGAAATTACAGAGAGCACGGGGTCTTGACCCCGTGCTTGCATATCCCGGATATTCGAACACGGGGCTGAAGCCCAATGCCGTTAAGTTAAGACTGATAAGCGTTTGTCCGTCAGATTGTTAACGTTCCCTTCGACTCCGCTCAGGGAACGACATCATATGTTCATGCAATAACAGACAAATTCGCTTCCCGAGCGGAGCCGAGGGATGCGATGAGGAACGCAGAATTGAATCTGTTCCCTTAACGTAACAGCATTGGGCTGAAGCCCCGTCCACCCTCTCATGCTTTGTTCTCTATTTTTGCGAAATCCTTATCATCCGTGCTCATACGGCAATGCCTTCACGGACGATCTCGCGTCGGAACGGGACTTCGGCGTATTTCCGGCTGTTCCACTCATTGCGGGCTACGACCGCAGCGTTATCCCGAACTTCTTTTCGAGCATGGCGAGCGCGCCCTTCTCTATCGCCTCGGCTTCCGGCGCGGTAAGCGTTTTATCCGGATGATTATACACC from Spirochaetota bacterium includes the following:
- a CDS encoding CsgG/HfaB family protein; the protein is MIQRLLIFTLLAAVLCAAEKKPRVAVLAFTAKGVSQMESEAVTELFASALVSSRAFDVLDRANMENILREQQFQQTGCTETACAVKIGKVLNVEYMIYGAVMNIGDKYFVSANMVNIETSKIEKSGQESTDNFKQVNEALRRLIEKLTGIMMEEGDKGTKIKYFGRVTSVSGNEVTINAGSEDGARLNEEY